The following are from one region of the Bradyrhizobium sediminis genome:
- a CDS encoding peptidoglycan-binding domain-containing protein: protein MPRNTTRDDDMPRRRRRASAVAVEAEAERGLVMRILLHSPKDMVAGALAFAAVSAIIANALFLQAGRHPSPMFGTVVAMPALASPLPRPRPVEAAARSADAAPVEPRMESRVELRAAEPKSADPMTNLVKATTASPAAPSNVARPPAPIPASSRHETIANQTPAARRVAAVQRTLTEYGYGQLKPTGIAGSDTQAAIQKFERERRIPVTGQVSDRLVRELTAMIGHPID from the coding sequence GTGCCTAGAAACACCACGAGAGATGACGACATGCCGCGCCGCCGCCGCCGTGCGAGCGCGGTTGCGGTGGAAGCGGAAGCCGAACGCGGCCTCGTGATGCGCATCCTGCTGCACAGTCCGAAAGACATGGTGGCGGGCGCGCTGGCATTTGCCGCGGTCAGCGCCATCATCGCCAACGCCCTGTTCCTGCAGGCCGGACGTCATCCGTCGCCGATGTTCGGCACGGTGGTCGCGATGCCGGCGCTCGCCAGCCCATTGCCGCGTCCGCGCCCGGTCGAAGCCGCGGCGCGGTCTGCGGATGCAGCGCCGGTTGAACCCAGGATGGAATCAAGAGTCGAACTCAGGGCAGCCGAGCCGAAGAGCGCCGATCCCATGACCAATCTGGTCAAGGCGACCACGGCTTCCCCGGCAGCGCCTTCCAATGTCGCGCGGCCGCCGGCGCCGATCCCGGCGTCATCTCGTCATGAGACCATCGCCAACCAGACCCCGGCCGCGCGCCGCGTGGCGGCGGTGCAGCGTACGCTCACAGAGTACGGCTACGGCCAGTTGAAACCGACCGGCATCGCCGGCTCCGACACCCAGGCCGCGATCCAGAAATTCGAGCGCGAGCGCAGGATCCCGGTGACCGGGCAGGTATCGGATCGCCTGGTGCGCGAACTCACCGCGATGATCGGCCATCCGATCGACTAG
- a CDS encoding MucR family transcriptional regulator: MSDGAGKSFIDLTADIVSAYLSNNPTPASEIPALIGQIHAALQRVSSGRIDAPLEPAKPAVSVKKSMTPDYLVCLEDGKRFKSLKRHLRSRYNMTPEQYRDKWGLPADYPMVAPNYAVARSALAKKMGLGQQRRRRGK; the protein is encoded by the coding sequence ATGAGCGACGGCGCCGGAAAAAGTTTCATCGACCTGACCGCCGATATCGTGTCGGCCTATCTCAGCAATAACCCGACGCCGGCCTCCGAAATCCCGGCCCTGATCGGCCAGATTCACGCAGCGTTGCAGCGGGTTTCGAGCGGCCGGATCGACGCGCCGCTGGAACCCGCCAAGCCCGCGGTTTCCGTCAAGAAATCGATGACGCCCGACTATCTGGTGTGTCTCGAGGACGGCAAGCGCTTCAAGTCGCTGAAGCGGCATCTGCGCAGCCGGTACAACATGACGCCGGAACAATATCGCGACAAATGGGGGCTGCCGGCCGACTATCCGATGGTGGCGCCGAACTATGCGGTGGCGCGTTCGGCGCTCGCCAAGAAGATGGGGCTCGGCCAGCAGCGGCGGCGGCGCGGCAAGTAG
- a CDS encoding DUF5330 domain-containing protein, whose amino-acid sequence MFFLLRMAFWLGLVLVLLPREKTPESDKLPQIGASEAVSAATAAVSDMSQFCKRQPAACEVGGQAATVIGQRAQDGARKLYHIITDKKAPDHTGSIGSVENAGISVAAASHDTLTPDDLAADWRGVP is encoded by the coding sequence ATGTTTTTTCTGCTCCGCATGGCATTCTGGCTCGGGCTGGTGCTCGTGCTGCTGCCCAGAGAGAAGACGCCGGAATCCGACAAGCTGCCGCAGATCGGCGCGTCGGAAGCCGTTTCGGCTGCGACCGCCGCGGTGTCGGACATGAGCCAGTTCTGCAAGCGCCAGCCGGCCGCGTGCGAAGTCGGCGGCCAGGCCGCGACCGTGATCGGCCAGCGTGCCCAGGACGGCGCGCGCAAGCTTTATCATATCATCACCGACAAGAAGGCGCCCGACCATACCGGCTCGATCGGCAGTGTCGAGAACGCCGGGATTTCGGTGGCCGCAGCCTCCCACGATACGTTGACGCCGGATGACCTGGCGGCGGATTGGCGCGGCGTGCCCTGA
- a CDS encoding sensor histidine kinase yields the protein MTVLSIIHDCLDALLHPSARYDALTRARHRAFMAPRLFGSLAAFAAFPAYLAMRGAPTALEVAAFAWLIAPILLSWFLSRTGRYEGAHVLSSLALTGLVMTVAMTTGGIESFAAIWLVVVPLEAALSASRRVVAFASALALACAGILIVIGHFGLLPPDASAISRSIFMAFGVASATLYAAGLAFAAESLARTSVALLYVEEDRYRLLARNMGDVISRHSCNGAVQFISPAVQTMLGAPVSRLLGHGLFDRVHVADRPAYLTALSDAARGGEARSVEFRLRRDAPRGGARGPNSQVDFIWVEMRCRPLEQASETADTTEAEVVAVMRDVTDRKIQEQALDLARTAAEQADASKTRFLATMSHELRTPLNAIIGFSEMIVQEDVLMVDAARRKEYAQLINDSGQHLLSVVNGILDMSKMESGNFEIAPEPFAPRAALLNCCNLLALKARENGIDLVTRAPEDLPVMTGDPRAFKQIVLNLVANAIKFTERGGTVTVSAGVEGSRLVLRITDTGVGIAADDLKRIGDPFFQAGKTYQRRHEGTGLGLSIVKSLVGLHAGEMTVQSKLDEGTTVTVALPLALAPKAGQPSSNIATLTPTLRSPAHEQEKHQEQFHQVKKSA from the coding sequence GTGACAGTTTTGAGTATCATCCACGATTGCCTCGATGCGCTGCTGCATCCGTCCGCGCGCTATGACGCGCTGACGCGGGCGCGTCATCGCGCATTCATGGCGCCACGGCTGTTCGGAAGCCTGGCTGCCTTCGCGGCATTCCCTGCCTATCTGGCGATGCGCGGCGCGCCCACGGCGCTCGAGGTCGCGGCATTCGCCTGGCTGATCGCGCCCATCCTGCTGTCCTGGTTCCTGTCGCGTACCGGCCGCTACGAAGGCGCGCATGTGCTGTCGTCGCTGGCGCTGACCGGCCTCGTCATGACGGTGGCGATGACCACGGGCGGCATCGAATCCTTTGCCGCGATCTGGCTGGTCGTGGTTCCGCTCGAAGCCGCGCTCTCGGCATCGCGCCGGGTGGTAGCGTTCGCCTCCGCGCTGGCGCTGGCCTGCGCCGGGATCTTGATCGTGATCGGGCATTTCGGCCTGTTGCCGCCGGACGCCAGCGCGATCTCGCGCAGCATATTCATGGCGTTCGGGGTGGCATCGGCGACGCTCTACGCGGCCGGGCTTGCCTTTGCCGCCGAGTCGCTGGCGCGCACCAGCGTCGCGCTGCTTTACGTCGAGGAGGACCGCTATCGGCTGCTGGCGCGGAACATGGGCGACGTGATTTCCCGCCATAGCTGCAACGGCGCCGTGCAGTTCATTTCACCCGCCGTGCAGACGATGCTGGGAGCGCCGGTATCGCGACTGCTGGGGCACGGCCTGTTCGATCGCGTCCATGTCGCCGATCGTCCGGCCTATCTCACCGCGCTTTCCGATGCGGCGCGCGGCGGCGAGGCGCGCAGCGTCGAATTCCGCCTCAGGCGCGATGCACCGCGCGGCGGCGCGCGGGGCCCGAACAGTCAGGTCGATTTCATCTGGGTCGAAATGCGCTGCCGGCCGCTCGAACAGGCATCGGAAACGGCTGATACGACCGAGGCCGAGGTCGTCGCCGTGATGCGTGACGTCACCGACCGCAAGATCCAGGAACAGGCGCTGGATCTGGCGCGCACTGCCGCCGAGCAGGCGGATGCGTCCAAGACCCGCTTCCTCGCCACCATGAGCCATGAACTGCGCACGCCGCTGAATGCCATCATCGGTTTCTCCGAGATGATCGTTCAGGAAGACGTGCTGATGGTCGATGCCGCGCGCCGCAAGGAATATGCCCAGCTGATCAACGATTCCGGCCAGCATCTGCTGTCGGTCGTCAACGGCATTCTCGACATGTCCAAGATGGAATCCGGCAATTTCGAGATTGCGCCGGAACCGTTCGCGCCGCGCGCCGCCCTGCTCAATTGCTGCAACCTCCTGGCCCTGAAGGCGCGGGAGAACGGCATCGATCTCGTCACCCGCGCGCCCGAGGACTTGCCGGTCATGACCGGCGATCCGCGCGCGTTCAAGCAGATCGTGCTCAATCTCGTCGCCAACGCCATCAAGTTCACCGAGCGCGGCGGCACGGTGACGGTTTCCGCAGGGGTCGAGGGATCGCGGCTGGTGCTGCGCATCACCGACACCGGCGTCGGCATCGCGGCCGACGACTTGAAGCGGATCGGCGATCCCTTCTTCCAGGCCGGCAAGACCTATCAGCGGCGGCACGAGGGCACCGGCCTCGGGCTGTCGATCGTCAAGAGCCTGGTTGGCCTGCATGCCGGCGAGATGACCGTGCAAAGCAAGCTCGACGAGGGCACCACCGTGACCGTCGCGCTGCCGCTGGCCCTCGCGCCAAAGGCCGGGCAGCCGTCAAGCAATATCGCAACGCTGACGCCGACGCTGCGATCTCCGGCCCATGAACAAGAGAAACACCAAGAGCAATTTCATCAGGTGAAGAAAAGTGCCTAG
- a CDS encoding HlyD family type I secretion periplasmic adaptor subunit, whose product MIDSSSRGEDRTLRNHLIGGTVIALVLTIGIGGWAATTELSGAITASGSVVVDSNVKKVQHLTGGIVGELLVREGDRVRTGDMLVRLDETVLRAGLAIYTKGLDEMRARKARLVSERDGAEHIVIPPELLDTPLSAEFASALDSERKLFELRRTARQGQKSQLRQRIAQLDDEVRGYAALQQAKAEEIELIQRELTGVRILWQKNLIQINRLTLLEREAARLKGELAQSMASSAQVRGKISEIELQIIQIDQELSSEVAKELREIDGKIGEFIERKVTAEDQLRRVAIRAPQNGVVHQLNVHTVGGVVSPADPVMLIVPEADLLTVEAKISPQDIDQLYLGQPASLRFSAFNQRTTPEIQGAISRISADVMSDQRTGQNFYTARVSITPEELARLGNVKLLPGMPAEIFARTYDRNVLSYFTKPLSDQIVRAFRER is encoded by the coding sequence ATGATCGACAGCTCCTCCCGCGGCGAAGACCGCACCCTGCGCAATCACCTGATCGGCGGAACTGTGATTGCGCTGGTTCTGACCATCGGAATCGGCGGCTGGGCCGCCACCACCGAACTGTCGGGGGCCATCACCGCTTCGGGATCGGTCGTCGTCGATTCCAACGTCAAGAAGGTTCAACACCTCACCGGCGGGATCGTCGGAGAACTGCTGGTTCGCGAAGGCGACCGTGTCCGTACCGGAGACATGCTGGTGCGACTGGACGAAACCGTGTTGCGGGCGGGCCTTGCGATCTACACCAAGGGACTCGATGAGATGCGGGCCCGCAAGGCCCGGCTCGTCAGCGAACGCGACGGCGCCGAACACATCGTCATTCCGCCCGAGTTGCTCGACACCCCCTTGTCGGCGGAATTTGCCTCGGCGCTGGACAGCGAACGCAAATTGTTCGAGCTGCGGCGTACCGCGCGCCAGGGCCAGAAATCCCAGCTTCGCCAGCGCATCGCGCAGCTCGACGACGAGGTCCGCGGCTACGCCGCCCTGCAGCAGGCCAAGGCGGAAGAGATCGAATTGATCCAGCGCGAGCTGACGGGCGTGCGGATTCTCTGGCAGAAGAACCTCATTCAGATCAACCGGCTCACGCTTCTTGAGCGCGAGGCGGCGCGTCTCAAGGGCGAACTCGCGCAATCGATGGCCTCCAGCGCGCAAGTGCGCGGCAAGATATCCGAAATCGAACTGCAGATCATTCAGATCGACCAGGAGTTGAGCAGCGAGGTAGCCAAGGAACTGCGCGAGATCGACGGCAAGATTGGCGAATTCATCGAGCGCAAGGTGACGGCGGAAGACCAGCTGAGGCGGGTAGCCATCCGCGCCCCGCAAAACGGCGTCGTCCATCAACTCAACGTGCACACCGTCGGCGGCGTGGTGAGCCCGGCCGACCCGGTGATGTTGATCGTGCCGGAAGCTGATTTGCTGACCGTAGAAGCCAAGATTTCGCCGCAGGACATCGACCAGCTCTATCTGGGACAGCCTGCGAGCCTGAGATTCTCCGCCTTCAATCAGCGCACCACGCCGGAAATCCAGGGCGCGATCAGCCGCATCTCGGCTGATGTCATGTCGGATCAGCGCACCGGCCAGAATTTCTATACGGCGCGGGTTTCAATCACGCCCGAGGAGCTGGCGCGGCTGGGCAATGTGAAGCTGTTGCCCGGCATGCCTGCGGAGATCTTCGCCAGAACCTATGATCGTAACGTACTGTCCTATTTCACCAAGCCGCTGTCCGACCAGATCGTGCGCGCATTCCGCGAACGCTGA
- a CDS encoding DUF308 domain-containing protein — MMVVLLVAGIGFLLAGLVAIGFGIPINEFGFGNTLILAGTIAACTGMLLLGFWTAVKELKTIARRLGPAGLHAGAALEAAPGASSRASESGFLFSRDQPAAEGAGIAEPAAPSPGGAPVPWQEEAAPRNLASADAPAVPAPAEAKQRRNLLFSSTSRKERERAQARTSEPLSPDLPSPDLRPAPPVPPPASEASVPPPATFDDAWPKPERPRAAAAPPRRSGRTPSTFAEPGAAADRSPPAARNDDQPPVTVLKSGVVDGMAYSLYSDGSIEAQMPEGMMRFASIDELRSHLDHRQ; from the coding sequence ATGATGGTCGTGCTGTTGGTCGCCGGGATTGGCTTTCTGCTGGCTGGCCTGGTGGCGATCGGGTTCGGTATCCCGATCAACGAATTCGGTTTCGGCAACACCCTGATCCTCGCCGGTACAATTGCGGCGTGCACCGGGATGCTTCTGCTCGGCTTCTGGACCGCGGTTAAGGAGCTGAAGACGATCGCGCGGCGGCTGGGCCCGGCCGGATTGCACGCGGGAGCCGCGCTGGAGGCGGCCCCGGGCGCGTCATCGCGCGCTTCGGAAAGCGGCTTCCTGTTCAGCCGCGACCAGCCGGCGGCGGAAGGCGCCGGCATCGCAGAACCCGCGGCGCCGTCGCCAGGGGGGGCACCGGTGCCGTGGCAGGAGGAGGCCGCGCCCCGCAATCTCGCGTCCGCTGACGCGCCCGCCGTGCCGGCGCCAGCCGAGGCCAAGCAGCGGCGCAACCTGCTGTTTTCGTCGACGTCCCGGAAGGAACGTGAGCGCGCCCAGGCCCGTACCAGCGAGCCGCTGTCGCCCGACCTTCCGTCGCCTGATCTTCGCCCCGCACCTCCGGTCCCGCCGCCGGCTTCCGAAGCAAGCGTGCCGCCGCCTGCGACGTTCGACGACGCCTGGCCAAAACCGGAACGCCCCAGGGCCGCCGCCGCGCCGCCGCGGCGCAGTGGCCGGACGCCATCGACCTTTGCCGAACCAGGCGCCGCCGCGGACCGCTCCCCGCCGGCTGCGCGAAACGACGACCAGCCGCCGGTGACGGTCCTCAAGTCGGGCGTCGTCGATGGAATGGCCTATTCGTTGTATTCCGACGGCTCGATTGAGGCGCAGATGCCCGAAGGCATGATGCGGTTCGCCTCGATCGATGAACTGCGCTCGCATCTCGACCACCGTCAATGA
- a CDS encoding SufE family protein, with protein sequence MTIDEIRDNFSLLDDWDDRYRYVIELGRTLAPMPEAEHSAANKVQGCASQVWLSKQIDRSGGEPLLKYLGDSDAHIVRGLVAILLTLYSGRTPREVLATDALAVFDEFGFREHLTPQRSNGLRAMVERIRSDARETLAAAS encoded by the coding sequence ATGACGATCGACGAAATCAGGGATAATTTTTCGCTGCTGGACGATTGGGACGACCGCTACCGGTACGTCATCGAACTCGGGCGCACGCTTGCGCCGATGCCGGAAGCCGAGCATTCCGCCGCCAACAAGGTACAGGGCTGCGCCAGCCAGGTCTGGCTCTCGAAGCAGATCGACCGCAGCGGCGGCGAACCGCTGCTGAAATATCTCGGCGACAGCGACGCACACATCGTGCGCGGACTGGTCGCGATCCTGCTGACGCTGTATTCCGGCCGCACGCCGCGGGAAGTTCTAGCAACCGATGCGCTCGCGGTATTCGACGAATTCGGCTTCCGCGAGCACCTGACGCCGCAGCGTTCCAACGGCCTGCGCGCCATGGTCGAGCGCATCCGCTCGGACGCGCGCGAGACGCTTGCCGCCGCCTCCTGA
- a CDS encoding type I secretion system permease/ATPase has product MTSDPPVTIKAGSELRAALASCRSALVGIAIFSGLINLLSLTGSLFMLEVYDRVLPSRSVPTLVGLAIITALLFIFQGILELTRGRMLVRVGSQIDWRLGDRVYDLVVRLPLRTRGSGDGQQPIRDLDTIRSVLSGSGPAALFDLPWLPFYLAICFAFHPLIGATAFGGAMVLVVLTLLTDRLSRRSVQKASGYAAARNRLADASRRNAEVLVSMAMSARLLARWRQLGVSYRKQQKTANDISGGFGVTGRMLRMMLQSAVLAVGAYLVIHQEASGGIIIASSILTGRALAPVDLVIGNWRNFIAARQSWQRLEKLLALLPAATVQLPLPAPTRTLVVEKLSVTAPESERVLVADVSFFLKAGSALAIVGASGSGKSSLVRALVGAWRPSRGVVRLDGASLEQWPPDALGGHIGYLPQDVELFEGSIAENIARFAPDPPMESVLAAANAAGIHQLIVSLPEGYNSQIGEQGALLSAGQKQRVALARALYGNPFLIVLDEPNSNLDAEGEEALTRAILAVRARGGIVVIVAHRSSALIAVDFVMTMLQGRQQAFGPKDEVLAMAARRDPGPSAPLKVVPQTAAST; this is encoded by the coding sequence GTGACATCAGATCCGCCCGTAACCATCAAGGCAGGGTCGGAGCTGCGCGCCGCGCTTGCTTCGTGCCGCAGCGCGCTGGTCGGTATCGCCATCTTCAGCGGGCTGATCAATCTGCTGAGTCTGACCGGCTCGCTTTTCATGCTGGAGGTCTACGACCGCGTGTTGCCAAGCCGCAGCGTGCCTACCCTTGTCGGCCTGGCCATCATTACGGCCTTATTGTTCATCTTCCAGGGCATCCTGGAACTTACCCGCGGACGCATGCTGGTTCGCGTCGGCAGTCAAATCGACTGGCGCCTCGGCGACCGTGTCTATGATCTGGTGGTGCGTCTGCCGCTACGCACGCGCGGCAGCGGCGACGGACAGCAGCCGATCCGCGACCTCGACACCATTCGCTCGGTGCTATCCGGTTCCGGCCCGGCCGCATTGTTCGACCTGCCATGGCTGCCGTTCTACCTTGCGATCTGCTTTGCGTTTCACCCGCTGATCGGCGCAACAGCGTTCGGTGGAGCCATGGTGCTGGTGGTACTGACGCTCCTCACCGATCGCCTGTCCCGGCGGTCGGTGCAAAAGGCATCAGGCTATGCGGCGGCCCGCAATCGATTGGCGGATGCTAGCCGGCGCAACGCGGAAGTGCTGGTATCGATGGCGATGTCGGCGCGCTTGCTGGCTCGATGGCGTCAACTCGGCGTCTCCTACCGGAAGCAACAGAAGACCGCCAACGACATATCCGGTGGTTTCGGCGTTACCGGACGCATGCTGCGCATGATGCTGCAGTCCGCCGTGCTTGCCGTCGGCGCCTACCTCGTCATTCACCAGGAGGCCTCGGGCGGCATCATTATCGCCAGTTCGATCCTGACCGGCCGCGCCCTGGCGCCGGTGGATCTCGTGATCGGAAACTGGAGAAATTTCATCGCGGCCCGCCAGAGCTGGCAGCGCCTCGAGAAGCTGCTGGCACTGCTGCCCGCCGCCACGGTTCAGCTGCCCTTGCCGGCGCCAACCCGAACCCTTGTGGTGGAGAAACTGTCGGTCACGGCCCCCGAGTCGGAAAGGGTCCTGGTCGCCGATGTCAGTTTTTTTCTGAAGGCCGGCAGCGCGCTCGCCATCGTCGGCGCCAGCGGATCGGGAAAATCGTCGCTGGTCCGCGCGCTTGTCGGAGCCTGGCGTCCGTCGCGCGGCGTCGTTCGGCTGGACGGGGCGTCGCTGGAGCAATGGCCGCCCGATGCCCTGGGAGGTCATATCGGGTACCTGCCGCAGGACGTCGAACTGTTCGAGGGCTCCATCGCCGAAAATATTGCGAGATTTGCTCCGGACCCGCCGATGGAGTCGGTGCTTGCCGCCGCGAACGCGGCCGGCATCCATCAGCTCATCGTCAGTCTGCCGGAGGGATACAATTCCCAAATCGGCGAACAGGGCGCGCTGCTCTCAGCCGGCCAGAAGCAGCGCGTGGCGCTGGCGCGCGCGCTATACGGCAATCCCTTCCTGATCGTTCTCGATGAACCCAATTCAAATCTCGACGCCGAAGGCGAAGAGGCGCTGACACGCGCGATCCTCGCGGTTCGCGCGAGAGGAGGCATCGTCGTGATCGTCGCGCACCGCTCCAGCGCCCTGATCGCCGTGGACTTCGTGATGACGATGCTTCAAGGCAGGCAACAGGCGTTCGGCCCAAAAGATGAAGTGCTTGCAATGGCGGCGCGCCGGGACCCGGGGCCGTCGGCGCCTTTGAAGGTCGTTCCTCAAACAGCAGCATCGACATGA
- a CDS encoding glycosyltransferase family 39 protein — translation MSSITTSAIDTPLRRSVERTCDDLAILVLAVIGLIAGLTFRDYGLGWDDYTHAEYADLLLRMYGSGFKDTAALSFANLYMYGGGFDMAAALLHKIIPLDLFETRRLLGAVVGLIGLAVTWRLGRRVGGPLAGLATLLLLALCPTFYGHMFMNPKDAPFAVSMMILMLGLVRLAQEYPSPSPRTVLIVGIGAGLSIGSRILGGLALVYAAVGFVPLLLEEIHRQGAREAARRFAHVVYMLLPGLVFGYLVMGLIWPWSIMEPGNPFQALTYFSNFFEKPWKEMFGGALVSVPDMPWSYLPTLFALQLPEILLGLAAVGVVGTFMSLSRGGVPARRKTILLMLTLAATLPLVVAMVKRPALYNGIRHFIFVIPPMAVLAGAAFAWGMNWLKTNGRSWQPVAVAIFTFGLLLPLGEMIRLHPYQYTHFNHVAGTVRGATDLFMLDYWGLALKQASDGLREEIVERQEAPPRGRKWKVAVCGPQRPAQVALGPDFTIGWDANAADFAMTLGEFYCKGLTAPVMVEIKRDDVVFARVYDIRGRSISSLLAIPAP, via the coding sequence ATGTCATCCATCACGACTTCGGCCATCGATACGCCCTTGCGGCGCTCGGTGGAGCGGACATGCGACGACCTCGCCATCCTTGTGCTGGCGGTGATCGGGCTGATCGCTGGCCTGACGTTCCGCGACTATGGACTAGGCTGGGACGACTATACGCACGCCGAATATGCCGACCTGCTGCTGCGCATGTATGGGTCCGGTTTCAAGGACACCGCAGCCCTGTCGTTCGCCAACCTCTATATGTATGGCGGCGGCTTCGACATGGCGGCCGCACTGCTGCACAAGATCATCCCGCTGGACCTGTTTGAAACCCGCCGCCTGCTCGGCGCCGTCGTCGGCCTGATCGGTCTTGCGGTGACGTGGCGGCTTGGCCGGCGTGTCGGCGGCCCGCTGGCCGGACTGGCAACGCTGCTGCTGCTGGCGCTGTGCCCGACCTTCTACGGGCACATGTTCATGAATCCGAAGGATGCGCCATTCGCGGTTTCGATGATGATCCTGATGCTCGGCCTCGTCCGCCTGGCTCAGGAATACCCCTCGCCCTCGCCGCGCACCGTTCTGATCGTAGGGATCGGCGCGGGCCTGTCGATCGGGTCGCGGATTCTCGGCGGGCTGGCCCTGGTCTATGCCGCGGTCGGCTTTGTTCCGCTGTTGCTCGAGGAGATTCACAGGCAAGGCGCGCGTGAAGCCGCTCGCCGCTTTGCCCATGTCGTGTACATGCTGCTGCCCGGCCTGGTTTTCGGCTATCTCGTGATGGGGCTGATCTGGCCGTGGTCGATCATGGAGCCGGGCAATCCCTTCCAGGCCCTGACCTATTTCTCGAACTTCTTCGAGAAGCCGTGGAAGGAAATGTTCGGTGGCGCGCTGGTGTCGGTACCGGACATGCCATGGTCGTATCTGCCGACGCTGTTCGCCCTGCAGCTTCCCGAAATCCTGCTGGGTCTTGCCGCTGTCGGTGTCGTTGGTACGTTCATGTCGCTGTCGCGCGGCGGTGTGCCGGCCCGCCGCAAGACCATCCTGCTGATGCTCACGCTCGCGGCGACGCTGCCGCTGGTGGTGGCGATGGTGAAGCGCCCGGCGCTCTACAACGGCATTCGCCATTTCATATTCGTCATCCCGCCGATGGCCGTACTTGCAGGCGCAGCCTTCGCGTGGGGAATGAACTGGCTCAAGACGAACGGCCGCAGCTGGCAGCCCGTCGCCGTGGCCATATTCACGTTCGGCTTGCTGCTGCCGCTCGGCGAAATGATCCGGCTGCATCCCTACCAGTACACCCACTTCAACCATGTCGCGGGCACGGTTCGCGGCGCCACCGATCTGTTCATGCTGGATTACTGGGGTCTCGCGCTGAAGCAGGCCTCCGACGGCCTGCGCGAGGAAATCGTCGAACGGCAGGAAGCGCCGCCCAGGGGACGCAAATGGAAGGTCGCGGTATGCGGCCCGCAACGCCCCGCCCAGGTCGCGCTCGGCCCCGACTTCACGATCGGCTGGGACGCAAATGCCGCCGACTTCGCCATGACGCTCGGCGAGTTCTACTGCAAGGGACTGACCGCGCCGGTCATGGTCGAGATCAAGCGCGACGACGTGGTGTTTGCCCGCGTCTACGACATCCGCGGCCGCAGCATTTCCAGCCTGCTGGCCATTCCGGCGCCATAA